GCAGTTCGAGGAGAGGAGGTCCGGTGCGGAAGCCGGCCGCGGTCCCGCCTGAGGGGAAGCGCGGACGGTTCATCCCCTGGAGCCGGGCGCATTTCTCGTACAACCTCGGGCTGCGAATCGCCCTCCTGTTGTCGGCGCCCGCATGGATCCCGTGGGTTCTCCTCTCCCGGAAGCGCAGGAAGAATTTCCCGGACCGGCTCGGACTCCGGCTCGAACGGATTCCGCCGCCGGCCGGTCGGGAGCGGATCTGGGTCCATGCCGTTTCCGTGGGGGAGACCCTGTCGGCCGTTCCCCTGCTCCGCGGACTGCGGGAACGCCTTCCGGAGACGGAGATCCTCTTTTCCACCGTCACCCTCACCGGGCAGGAGGTCGCGGAAAAGGCGCTCGGCGGGATGACCGACCGGATTTTCTACTTTCCGTTCGACCTGCCGGGGATCTGCGGGAGGTTTCTGGACCGGGTTCGCCCGGACCTGGTCGCGATCCTCGAAACGGAGATCTGGCCCAACTTCCTCGCGGAGTGCGCGCGGAGGCGGATCCCGGTCGTCCTGCTCAACGGCAGGGTTTCAAAGCGCTCCCTGCGGGGGTATGGGCGGTTCCGCTCCCTGATGTCCGATGTCCTGTCCTGCATCACCGCGATTTCCGTGCAGACCGAGGAGGATGCGGTCCGCTTGCGGTCGCTCGGGGCCGATCCGGACAGGGTGTGGGCCACCGGGAACATGAAGTTCGACCTCTCCCTTCCCCCGCAGGGCGATACCCCCTTTTCCCGCCTGCTCCTCGGGGAAAAGGCGAACGGTGCCTGCTGGATCGTGGCGGGCTCCACGCACGAAGGGGAGGAGGAGGCGGTGCTGCGGGCATTCGGGAGCGCCCGGAAGGAGAACGGATCGATCCGTCTGCTGCTCGCCCCCCGTCATCCCGGGAGATTCGGCGCGGTCGAGGAGCTGTGCAGACGGTCCGGGTGGCCGGTGGTCCGGAGAACGAGCATCTCCGGGGACGGCGGGATCCCCGATGCGCCGGTGGTCCTGATGGACTCGGTCGGGGAGCTCTCGGCGGCCTATGCCGCCGCGGACATCGCCTTCGTGGGGGGCAGCCTCGTCCCGAAGGGGGGGCACAACATCCTCGAGCCCGCCCTCTTCGGCGTTCCCACGATCGTGGGGCCGCACATGGAGAACTTCCGCGAGATCGCCTCGATCTTCACGCGGGGAAACGCCGTGATCACCGTGCGGAACGGGGAGGAGCTTGCCGGAAAGCTCGCGGAATGGGCCGCCGACCCGGCGAAGGCGAGGGCGACGGGGGATAGGGCAAAGGCGCTTCTGGGCTCCTTCCGGGGGGCCACCGGGAAGAACGTGGAGATCGTGGCGCGGGAACTGGCCCGTCGAAAGGACGCTCCGTGATCGGACTCTACGCGCGCGCACGGCGAATGCTCCACCGGTCGGGGGTTTTCCGCGCGAAGCGTCTCCCCAGGCCGGTGATCAGCGTCGGGAACCTCTCCGTCGGGGGGTCCGGGAAGACCCCCCATGTGCTCTTTCTCGCGAAATGGCTCGCGGGTCTCGGCCTGCGGGTGGCGGTCCTGAGCCGCGGGTATCGGCGAAAGAGCCGCGGGGTCGTGTGGGTCTCGGACGGCGAGGGTGCGCAGGCATCGGCCGGGGAAGCCGGGGACGAGCCGGCGCTTCTGGCCGCGTCCCTTCCGGGAACGGCGGTGATCGTCGGGGAATCGCGCTATGAAGCGGGGATGGAATGCCTTCGGAAGCGCGACGCGGACGTCTTTGTGCTCGACGACGGGTTTTCGCATCTCTCCCTGGAGCGGGATGTCGACATCCTCCTCGTCGACGGGACGATGGGACTGGGGAACGGGAGGACCCTGCCGTTCGGCCCCCTGCGGGAACCCCCGGGGCACGCGAGGTTTGCGGACGCCCTCGTGGTCACCCGGTGTGACAGCCCGGACCTCAAGGAACGGGTCCTGTCCGGTCTCCCCTTTCCCGCGGACAGACCGGCGGCCGCAAGCCGGATGGTGCCCGGGGCGCTGGTCGGAAGAGACGGCGCAGAGGTCCCGGTCCCGGTTGAGGGGGAGGATGTGGCCGCGTTTTCCGGGATCGCCCGGAACGAGCGGTTCGAAGAGACCCTGAAGACGGCCGGATTCCGCGTGAAGGTCTTCCTTAGATTCGGAGATCATCACTGGTACACACCCCGCGACCTCGAGCGGATCCGGGCGGAAGCGGGGGGGCTGCCGGTCCTGACCACCGAGAAGGATCTGGTCCGGATTCCGGGACAGGTTCCGTTTCCGGTCCGGGCTCTTCGGATCGGTGTGGAATTCGTTTCGGGGTGGGAGGATCTCTCGCGCCTCGTACTGGATCGGATCGGGAGGAGTCGGACGGAATGAGAGAGCGGTTCTACCGGGCGGCGTTTCGGGTCCTGGAGGCGATTCCCCTGACGATCCGGGCGGTGCTCTTCGAATGCATCATGATGTGCTTCTGGGCGCTGGATGCCAGGCATCGCCGGATCGCGCGGATCAACCTGCGGATCGCCTTCCCGGAGATGGGGGAGCGGGAGAAGTCGCGGATCATCGTTCTCTGCTACAAGCGGATGGGAACGATGGCCGCCGAGTTCGTCCACATTCCCCGGATCGACCGGGCATATCTGGAGAAGCATGTCCGGATCGAGGGGGCCGAGCATCTCCCCGCGGCCGCGGAAGAGCGGGGACTTGGCGCGCTGCTCCTGACCGGCCACTTCGGGAACTGGGAGCTCGCCTGTCATACGTTCGGATTGGCCGTCGCCCCGGTGGCGTTCATCGCCCGCCCCCTGAAGGACCGGATCCTGGACCGGATCGTGACCGAGCGGCGGGAGCGGAGCGGGAACCGGGCGATCGTGAAATTCGACTCCGCGAAGGAAGTGATGCGGACGGTCCGCGGGAAGACTTCGGTGGGGATACTGATCGACCAGAACGTCGACACCCACAAGGGAGTCCTCGTCGATCTGTTCACGAAGAAGGCCTACACGACCGACGGGATCGCACGGCTCGCCCTTGCCCTGCGGACCCGGATCCATTCCGTGTTCCTGGTTCGCGACCCCGCGAGGAAATTCCACCATATCCTGCGGATCGGGCCCGCCCTTCCGGCCGACCCCGGGGCCCCGAGGGAGGAGGAGGTTCTCCGCCTCACCCGGAGGTGCAACGAGGAA
The nucleotide sequence above comes from Deltaproteobacteria bacterium GWC2_65_14. Encoded proteins:
- a CDS encoding tetraacyldisaccharide 4'-kinase; this encodes MIGLYARARRMLHRSGVFRAKRLPRPVISVGNLSVGGSGKTPHVLFLAKWLAGLGLRVAVLSRGYRRKSRGVVWVSDGEGAQASAGEAGDEPALLAASLPGTAVIVGESRYEAGMECLRKRDADVFVLDDGFSHLSLERDVDILLVDGTMGLGNGRTLPFGPLREPPGHARFADALVVTRCDSPDLKERVLSGLPFPADRPAAASRMVPGALVGRDGAEVPVPVEGEDVAAFSGIARNERFEETLKTAGFRVKVFLRFGDHHWYTPRDLERIRAEAGGLPVLTTEKDLVRIPGQVPFPVRALRIGVEFVSGWEDLSRLVLDRIGRSRTE